The Camelus dromedarius isolate mCamDro1 chromosome 8, mCamDro1.pat, whole genome shotgun sequence genome includes a window with the following:
- the NDUFB8 gene encoding NADH dehydrogenase [ubiquinone] 1 beta subcomplex subunit 8, mitochondrial yields the protein MAAARAGVLGVQWLQRASRNVVPLGARTASHITKDMLPGPYPRTPEERAAAAKKYNMRVEDYEPYQDDGMGYGDYPKLPDRSQQERDPWYDWDHPDLRLNWGEPIHWDLDMYIRNRVDTSPTPLSWNLMCKQLFGFVAFMMFMFWMGETYPTYQPVGPKQYPYNNLYLEQGGDPSKEPEPVVHYEI from the exons ATGGCGGCGGCCAGGGCTGGGGTCCTGGGAGTCCAATGGCTGCAAAGGGCATCCCGGAACGTGGTGCCGTTGGGTGCACGGACAG CTTCCCATATTACCAAGGACATGCTCCCAGGGCCCTACCCCAGGACCCCAGAAGAACGGGCTGCCGCCGCCAAGAAGTATAATATGCGGGTGGAAGACTACGAGCCGTACCAAGATGATGGCATGGG GTATGGCGACTACCCGAAGCTCCCCGACCGCTCACAGCAGGAGAGGGATCCGTGGTATGACTGGGACCACCCAGATCTGCGGTTGAACTGGGGTGAACCG ATACACTGGGACCTAGACATGTATATCAGGAACCGTGTGGACACGTCCCCCACTCCTCTTTCTTGGAATCTCATGTGTAAGCAGCTCTTCGGCTTTGTGGCCTTCATGATGTTCATGTTTTGGATGGGGGAGACTTACCCCACCTACCAGCCTGTG GGGCCAAAGCAGTATCCTTATAATAATCTCTACCTGGAACAAGGCGGCGATCCCAGCAAAGAACCTGAGCCAGTGGTTCACTATGAGATCTGA